The following proteins are co-located in the Clostridiales bacterium genome:
- the ptsP gene encoding phosphoenolpyruvate--protein phosphotransferase: MKRERNETMNLLQGLMGAAGCASGTAVVIENRDIVIEKRLVKEPETEISGIQEARKKYDLQLMELEMKAEKEVGEDGAGIFLAYREMLSDDVFFDKIFSQIRLEKVNAEYAIDQERAELAGIFEQMDDAYLKERATDINNVCIELIAVIQKVDRGMGFDRSRGSDLIAVAEDLTPADTIKMDKSILKGIITETGGVTSHTVILAKTLGIPAIVGVKGARSAISTGDAVLVYGDEGKLVICPGEAEKKEFETRLDQESRKKALFDSAKSRPAVTLDGKTVRVNINSGDSDSIANFKCDECDGVGLFRTEFIYMDHSDYPTEEEQFEIYRSMAQMNQGKELIIRTLDIGGDKQLEYMDLPKESNPFLGYRAIRLCLERVDVFKTQLRAILRAGVFGDVKIMFPMIVNLEELLKAKEILEEAKKELKAEGTDFRADIPVGIMVETPAAVLLSDKLAEEVSFFSIGSNDLIQYTTASDRMNERVQSLYDSFNISVLRSIRMVCENAARHGVAVGICGEAASDTKLVPLWVAMGVDELSMVPSQVAKVKYMIGRLSKEEMQRELAEVLAMGRIQDVKDRLAEIESKLLNQ, translated from the coding sequence ATGAAAAGGGAGAGGAACGAAACTATGAATCTTTTGCAGGGACTGATGGGCGCAGCGGGCTGCGCTTCGGGAACGGCGGTTGTGATAGAAAATCGGGATATTGTAATTGAAAAGAGGTTGGTGAAAGAACCTGAGACGGAGATTTCCGGAATCCAGGAAGCTAGAAAAAAATATGATCTTCAGTTGATGGAATTGGAGATGAAGGCGGAAAAGGAAGTGGGAGAAGACGGAGCTGGTATCTTCCTGGCCTATCGTGAAATGCTTTCGGATGACGTTTTTTTTGATAAGATTTTTAGTCAGATTCGTTTGGAAAAGGTGAATGCGGAATATGCGATTGACCAGGAGCGGGCCGAATTGGCTGGCATTTTTGAACAGATGGACGACGCATATTTGAAAGAGAGAGCAACGGATATTAACAACGTCTGTATAGAGCTGATTGCTGTGATTCAGAAGGTTGACCGCGGTATGGGCTTTGATCGGTCTCGCGGCAGCGACTTGATCGCTGTTGCTGAAGATCTGACGCCTGCTGATACCATCAAGATGGACAAGTCGATTCTGAAAGGGATTATAACGGAGACAGGAGGCGTTACTTCGCATACGGTGATACTGGCAAAAACTCTGGGGATTCCTGCGATCGTAGGTGTAAAGGGTGCTCGGTCTGCAATTTCTACAGGAGATGCTGTTCTGGTCTACGGCGATGAAGGGAAACTGGTCATTTGTCCGGGAGAAGCGGAGAAGAAAGAGTTTGAAACCAGATTGGATCAGGAAAGCCGCAAAAAAGCGCTGTTTGATTCTGCGAAAAGCCGTCCAGCAGTGACCCTTGACGGAAAAACGGTTCGTGTTAATATCAATTCCGGTGATTCGGACAGCATTGCGAATTTTAAATGTGATGAGTGTGACGGGGTGGGTCTTTTTAGAACGGAATTTATCTACATGGATCACAGTGACTATCCCACGGAAGAAGAGCAGTTTGAAATCTATCGCTCCATGGCGCAGATGAATCAGGGAAAGGAATTGATCATCAGAACCCTGGATATTGGCGGCGATAAACAACTGGAATATATGGATCTTCCCAAAGAGAGCAATCCGTTCCTCGGATATCGGGCCATCCGGCTCTGTCTCGAACGGGTGGATGTGTTTAAGACACAGCTGCGGGCCATTCTTCGTGCAGGTGTTTTCGGCGATGTAAAGATTATGTTTCCGATGATTGTAAATCTGGAAGAGCTTCTGAAAGCAAAAGAAATTCTTGAGGAAGCAAAGAAAGAGCTGAAGGCAGAAGGTACGGACTTCCGCGCTGATATTCCGGTTGGAATCATGGTTGAAACTCCGGCAGCTGTCCTGCTTAGCGACAAACTGGCTGAGGAGGTTTCTTTCTTCAGCATTGGCTCCAATGATTTGATTCAGTATACGACTGCGTCAGATCGTATGAATGAACGGGTACAGTCTCTGTATGACAGCTTTAATATATCGGTTCTCAGGAGCATTCGCATGGTTTGCGAAAATGCAGCACGTCATGGTGTGGCTGTGGGAATTTGCGGGGAAGCTGCATCGGATACAAAGCTTGTTCCTCTTTGGGTCGCGATGGGTGTGGATGAGCTCAGTATGGTGCCCTCTCAGGTTGCAAAAGTGAAATATATGATTGGAAGGCTTTCTAAGGAAGAGATGCAGCGGGAACTGGCTGAAGTTCTGGCTATGGGCAGGATTCAGGATGTGAAGGACAGGCTCGCAGAGATCGAGTCGAAGCTGCTGAATCAATAA
- a CDS encoding L-fuculose-phosphate aldolase encodes MILQHEREQIVEYGKKLIETGLSVGTFGNLSIYNPAENLMAISPSGLDYYQTKPEDVVVLTPGGELVDGKRRPSSEYDMHRIFYLKRPGINAVVHTHSRFATTLACLNWSIEPLHYLVGYAGKDVPCSKYVQFGTYDLAESALETMGDRYACLLGNHGLLACGGEIGYAFDVAQQIEFVSELYYRCKAAGEPVLLSDEQISGVLEGFKTYAVRGSK; translated from the coding sequence ATGATATTGCAGCATGAAAGAGAACAGATTGTTGAATATGGGAAAAAGCTGATTGAAACAGGCCTTTCGGTAGGAACCTTTGGGAATCTCAGCATCTATAATCCCGCTGAGAATTTGATGGCCATCAGCCCCAGCGGGTTGGATTATTATCAAACAAAACCGGAAGACGTTGTTGTTCTGACACCGGGCGGAGAGCTGGTAGACGGAAAGCGAAGGCCATCCAGTGAATACGATATGCATCGGATTTTCTATCTGAAGCGACCGGGAATCAATGCGGTCGTCCATACCCATTCCAGATTTGCCACGACGCTGGCTTGCTTGAATTGGAGCATTGAGCCGCTCCATTATCTTGTGGGATATGCCGGAAAAGATGTACCTTGCAGTAAATACGTTCAATTTGGAACCTATGATCTGGCGGAATCTGCATTGGAAACCATGGGGGATCGGTATGCGTGCCTCCTTGGGAATCATGGTCTGCTGGCTTGTGGGGGAGAGATTGGTTATGCCTTTGATGTAGCACAGCAGATTGAATTTGTGTCGGAGCTTTATTATCGCTGCAAAGCAGCCGGTGAACCGGTTCTTCTCAGCGATGAGCAAATTTCCGGTGTGCTGGAAGGTTTTAAGACCTATGCGGTACGCGGATCAAAGTAG